A region of Argentina anserina chromosome 5, drPotAnse1.1, whole genome shotgun sequence DNA encodes the following proteins:
- the LOC126794420 gene encoding uncharacterized protein LOC126794420, translated as MADVVQYRLERMTNELNDLEQRGIFTRREISEIVKKRTKFEYRLKRPSPLKQDYLAYIDYETQLDSLRRLRKKSAMRELQKEGLKTTKKMKKSVSDFAGIMRIFDIYRLAVMRFKGDIQLWFRYLEFCRQQRNGRMKKVLADVIKFHPKVPGVWIYAAAWEFDHNLNVEAARAIMQNGLRVCTTSEDLWIEYLRMELTFLNKLKARKVALGEDEGTFTRDQISSEKKQWIDENKDLFMSLNHGGENNEGSDDENEKKMKKISKFQEQGFSIIRTIYAGALEALPSSFSLRKCFLEIVEATDLVNSEAILREILSGMKRDFSTDPEYWDWLARLEYDPASREDIGEEVALSQIEKAVQVYEEAIEVLPTAIMLNHYAKFLNGVVTLLKLENKPSGLSTPSDSYIPLLLRAYEKVKTMGYIDEDLACEHIAFLLQLGRLEEAQKLAEDLCCGVFPNSMKLWQVRISTAIRHLTRDSLSPSKAELLSIFQLLKDVLTRVSISEAESLWLIALKFFANHKHYFDKLVEISVKSLTKDGGSEQGFSLSAAIVNFVLQKDGLPHAREMYKRFIALPHPGLALYKACIELESNFASIGDKDSLVRARKLYESALKTYDQDLSLWRDYYLIETKMGTSETASAVHWSTRKVLKDTTALVTPDL; from the exons ATGGCTGACGTAGTACAGTATCGGCTTGAGCGTATGACCAATGAGCTCAACGACCTTGAGCAACGTGGAATTTTTACTCGCAGAGAGATATCTGAGATTGTCAAGAAGCGTACCAAGTTTGAGTACCGGCTCAAACGTCCGAGCCCACTCAAACAGGACTACCTTGCCTATATTGACTATGAGACTCAGCTCGACTCACTCCGCCGGCTCAGGAAAAAATCAGCAATGCGTGAGCTTCAAAAGGAGGGCCTCAAGACcacaaagaagatgaagaagtcaGTTTCAGACTTTGCTGGAATCATGAGGATTTTTGATATTTATAGGCTTGCAGTCATGAGGTTTAAGGGAGATATTCAGCTCTGGTTTCGGTACCTTGAGTTCTGTCGACAACAAAGGAATGGTAGGATGAAGAAG GTCCTGGCTGATGTAATCAAATTTCACCCGAAGGTCCCTGGTGTCTGGATTTATGCTGCAGCTTGGGAATTTGACCATAACTTGAATGTTGAAGCTGCCCGTGCTATCATGCAGAATGGGTTACGAGTTTGCACAACTTCAGAAGACCTCTGGATTGAGTATCTTCGAATGGAACTCACATTCCTCAATAAATTGAAGGCTCGGAAGGTTGCGCTCGGAGAGGATGAGGGCACTTTTACCCGTGATCAGATAAGTTCGGAGAAGAAACAGTGGATAGATGAAAACAAAGACTTGTTCATGTCTCTGAATCATGGAGGAGAAAATAATGAAGGTTcagatgatgaaaatgaaaagaaaatgaagaaaattagCAAGTTTCAAGAGCAAGGTTTTAGCATAATAAGAACCATATATGCTGGCGCACTAGAAGCTCTTCCCTCTAGTTTTAGTTTGAGAAAATGTTTTTTGGAGATTGTGGAAGCTACTGACTTGGTCAATTCAGAAGCAATACTTAGGGAAATACTAAGTGGTATGAAAAGAGACTTCTCAACAGACCCAGAGTACTGGGATTGGCTTGCAAGACTCGAATATGATCCTGCAAGTAGGGAAGATATCGGTGAAGAAGTTGCACTTTCTCAAATAGAAAAGGCAGTTCAG GTTTATGAGGAGGCTATAGAAGTTTTACCTACGGCCATAATGCTCAACCACTATGCGAAATTTTTGAATGGTGTTGTCACTCTACTAAAACTAGAGAACAAGCCTTCTGGGCTATCTACACCATCTGACAGCTATATTCCTCTTCTTTTGAGGGCTTATGAAAAGGTTAAAACAATGGGGTATATTGATGAAGACCTTGCTTGTGAGCATATTGCATTTCTTTTGCAACTTGGAAGACTGGAGGAGGCCCAGAAACTGGCAGAAGATCTTTGTTGTGGAGTATTTCCAAATTCAATGAAGTTATGGCAAGTAAGAATCTCCACCGCAATTAGACACCTTACAAGGGATTCCCTGTCTCCAAGTAAAGCTGAGCTACTATCCATCTTTCAACTTCTCAAAGATGTTTTGACAAGAGTGTCCATATCAGAAGCTGAGAGCCTGTGGTTAATT GCCCTTAAATTCTTCGCAAATCATAAACATTATTTTGACAAGTTGGTGGAGATTTCTGTTAAATCATTGACAAAAGACGGCGGCAGTGAACAAGGGTTTTCCCTCTCTGCTGCTATTGTGAATTTTGTTCTTCAAAAGGATGGACTTCCACATGCTAGAGAGATGTATAAACG CTTCATTGCTTTACCACACCCTGGGCTTGCTTTATATAAAGCCTGCATTGAATTGGAATCAAACTTTGCATCCATTGGTGATAAAGATAGCCTTGTCCGTGCCAGGAAATTATATGAATCTGCACTTAAAACTTATGACCAAGATTTGAGCTTATGGCGAGATTATTATCTGATTGAGACCAAG ATGGGGACATCAGAAACAGCTTCTGCTGTACATTGGAGTACACGGAAGGTTCTGAAAGACACAACTGCACTTGTAACTCCCGATTTGTAA